A genomic segment from Tuwongella immobilis encodes:
- a CDS encoding TVP38/TMEM64 family protein, producing MTPAPELPPQADAAAPKSGFLSHRRLYRIVIILVLIMLIPALLFDDEVDAYFGGEEGLNRLRQFGGWAWLVGIGLIIADLIAPVPSTAVIAGLGMIYGPILGGLIGGIGSTLAGLVAFYGCRAIGPRVAQRLVGESDLGLLQRFFERHGLWAVALSRWMPLLPEALCCLAGLARMRSGPFIVALACGSFAMGFAFGALGQAYLERPAAGLLLSAAIPLAVWPPVHYFMRRKPADS from the coding sequence ATGACGCCTGCCCCCGAACTGCCGCCCCAAGCCGATGCCGCCGCGCCGAAGTCTGGGTTTCTGTCGCATCGACGATTATACCGAATTGTGATTATTCTCGTCCTCATCATGCTCATCCCGGCATTGTTGTTCGACGATGAAGTCGATGCCTATTTCGGCGGCGAAGAAGGGCTGAACCGCCTCCGCCAATTCGGTGGCTGGGCCTGGCTGGTTGGCATTGGGCTGATTATCGCGGACCTCATCGCCCCGGTTCCATCCACGGCTGTCATCGCGGGGCTGGGGATGATTTACGGCCCGATTCTGGGCGGACTCATCGGCGGCATCGGCTCGACCTTGGCCGGTTTGGTCGCGTTTTATGGCTGCCGAGCGATCGGGCCACGAGTCGCACAACGCCTCGTGGGGGAATCCGACCTGGGATTGTTACAACGATTCTTTGAGCGGCACGGCCTGTGGGCAGTCGCCTTATCTCGCTGGATGCCGCTCCTTCCCGAGGCATTGTGCTGCTTGGCCGGACTCGCCCGCATGCGCTCGGGGCCATTCATCGTGGCGCTGGCGTGCGGCAGTTTTGCCATGGGATTCGCCTTTGGCGCACTCGGGCAAGCGTATTTGGAACGCCCCGCCGCCGGCCTGCTGCTCAGCGCCGCCATCCCACTCGCCGTCTGGCCGCCGGTCCATTACTTCATGCGTCGCAAGCCCGCCGATTCATGA
- a CDS encoding dual specificity protein phosphatase family protein: protein MRLDAERLYAIEPGLFQSSRPGLYPPPGVSVVLNVSDTANDFVVGHGLTAILHLPMADHQFPGVEWLEMAVDLLHSFRQRGHSVLVHCDMAESRSSMVLLGYRMRTQGIGLESALAALVRCNPHADPNHHFLAGLRECERAWGLSPAAAPTADADAPAAATGQQSS, encoded by the coding sequence ATGCGATTGGATGCGGAGCGGTTGTACGCGATCGAACCGGGACTGTTTCAATCGAGTCGACCGGGGCTGTATCCGCCGCCGGGAGTCTCGGTGGTGCTCAATGTCAGCGATACCGCGAATGATTTCGTCGTCGGGCATGGGCTGACGGCGATTCTGCACCTGCCAATGGCCGACCACCAATTCCCCGGTGTGGAATGGCTCGAAATGGCGGTAGATCTGCTGCACTCTTTCCGCCAACGCGGGCATTCCGTGCTGGTTCACTGCGATATGGCCGAGAGCCGTAGTTCGATGGTGCTGCTAGGCTACCGCATGCGCACCCAAGGCATCGGCTTGGAATCGGCACTGGCGGCGCTCGTTCGCTGCAACCCGCATGCCGATCCGAACCATCACTTCCTCGCGGGCTTGCGCGAATGCGAACGCGCCTGGGGATTATCCCCCGCCGCTGCTCCAACCGCAGACGCAGACGCCCCAGCCGCCGCAACCGGCCAGCAATCCTCCTGA
- a CDS encoding DUF1501 domain-containing protein, giving the protein MTMPHFFAPAEPRYPSRREMLSRAGNGMGMLALASLLGDSGLAAAAVPAGTPDPMAAKPSHFPAKAKRVIWLFMNGGPSHVDTWDYKPELAKRDGKELPGFDKNTGFFTAAVGPLMKSPFSFAQHGQSGAWVSSIFPNLAKHVDKMAFLHSCWTDSNNHSPALFKVNTGMARQGFPCVGSWVTYGLGSESRNLPAFVVMYDTLGRGIPKGHSQNWGAGFLPSIYQGTAFKPQGDPIDNLRRPNGMDDSQQRKQLDLLAKLNRRKIDPNLGEPDLAARIETFELAYRMQMAAPDALDLSKEDSATQKLYGLDNPKATHFAKQCLMARRLVERGVRFVQIYSGGMENELSWDGHQDIIKNHAGFAAETDQPIAGLLTDLANRGMLEDTLVIWGGEFGRLPIVQKGGTGRDHNPHAFTVWMAGGGVKGGVHHGATDEVGFKAVEDRVSINDLHATILHLIGMDHKRLTYRFNGRDFRLTDVAGNVVKSILA; this is encoded by the coding sequence ATGACGATGCCCCATTTTTTTGCGCCTGCCGAACCGCGTTATCCTTCCCGTCGCGAAATGTTGTCGCGTGCTGGCAATGGCATGGGAATGCTCGCGTTGGCGTCGCTGTTGGGCGATTCCGGGTTGGCAGCGGCGGCGGTTCCGGCTGGCACGCCCGATCCGATGGCCGCGAAGCCGTCGCATTTCCCCGCCAAGGCCAAGCGGGTCATTTGGCTGTTCATGAACGGCGGGCCAAGCCACGTTGATACCTGGGATTACAAGCCGGAATTGGCCAAGCGAGATGGCAAAGAATTGCCCGGATTTGACAAAAATACCGGCTTCTTCACGGCTGCGGTTGGGCCGTTGATGAAGTCGCCGTTTTCGTTTGCGCAGCATGGCCAAAGTGGGGCGTGGGTGTCGAGCATCTTCCCGAATTTGGCCAAGCACGTCGATAAAATGGCGTTCCTGCATTCCTGTTGGACCGATTCCAACAACCACTCGCCGGCGTTGTTCAAAGTCAATACCGGGATGGCGCGTCAAGGGTTTCCCTGCGTTGGCTCCTGGGTGACGTATGGCCTGGGGAGTGAGAGCCGCAATCTGCCCGCGTTCGTCGTCATGTACGATACCCTGGGGCGGGGCATTCCCAAGGGGCATTCGCAGAATTGGGGTGCGGGATTTTTGCCGAGCATCTATCAAGGGACGGCATTCAAGCCGCAGGGCGATCCGATCGATAACCTGCGTCGGCCCAACGGGATGGATGATTCGCAGCAGCGCAAGCAACTCGATTTGCTGGCGAAATTGAATCGTCGCAAGATTGATCCGAATTTGGGTGAGCCGGACTTGGCGGCCCGAATCGAGACGTTCGAGCTGGCCTACCGCATGCAGATGGCCGCGCCGGATGCCTTGGATTTGTCCAAGGAAGATTCCGCGACGCAGAAACTCTACGGGTTGGATAATCCGAAAGCGACCCACTTTGCGAAACAGTGTTTGATGGCCCGCCGATTGGTGGAGCGCGGTGTGCGGTTTGTGCAGATTTATTCCGGTGGGATGGAAAACGAATTGTCGTGGGATGGCCACCAGGACATCATCAAGAATCATGCGGGATTCGCGGCGGAAACCGATCAGCCGATTGCCGGGCTGCTCACCGATTTGGCCAATCGCGGCATGTTGGAAGACACGCTGGTGATCTGGGGCGGCGAATTCGGTCGGCTGCCGATTGTGCAAAAAGGGGGCACGGGCCGCGATCATAACCCGCACGCCTTTACCGTCTGGATGGCCGGCGGCGGCGTGAAGGGTGGTGTGCATCACGGGGCGACCGACGAAGTGGGCTTCAAAGCGGTCGAGGATCGCGTCAGCATCAACGACCTGCACGCCACGATTCTGCACCTCATCGGCATGGATCACAAACGGCTGACGTACCGCTTCAACGGCCGCGATTTCCGACTCACCGATGTGGCCGGGAATGTGGTGAAGTCGATTCTGGCCTAA
- a CDS encoding TIGR03000 domain-containing protein, which yields MDNRSIARSLMAGSLLLLMVGLSWSQPAEVPTQPAFLRVKLPADAKLEFDGVVTKTTGEIRRFQSPPLATGKKYLYDLKWTYTEKGQAITKTRTVTIVPGSEVEIDLLVEEAKPEPKDPPKAEPKPAPKVEPKTEPKAEPKPEMKAEPKPAPKVEPKTEPKAEPKAEPKPAPKVEPKTEPKAEPKPEMKAEPKTAPKVEPKTEPKAEPKPAPKVEPKTEPKVEPKAEPKAEPKPAPKATGNDAEETTKVPYVPTPQVVVEAMLKMADVKAGDTVFDLGCGDGRIVITAVKQFQAKRGVGIDLDPDRILDSKLNAKKANVVDRVDFREGDVLKLKDLSEASVVTLYLLPEVNLKLKPVLLSTLKPGSRIVSHDFDMGDWKPEKTLDLQDERGDEHTIYLWTVPAAKN from the coding sequence ATGGATAACCGATCAATCGCCCGCTCCCTGATGGCGGGGAGCCTGTTGCTTCTGATGGTGGGACTATCGTGGAGCCAACCCGCCGAAGTGCCCACCCAACCGGCATTTCTGCGCGTCAAACTCCCCGCCGATGCCAAACTCGAATTCGATGGCGTCGTCACGAAAACGACCGGCGAAATCCGCCGCTTTCAATCGCCACCATTGGCCACCGGCAAAAAATATCTGTACGACCTGAAATGGACGTACACCGAAAAGGGTCAGGCCATCACCAAGACCCGCACCGTGACCATCGTTCCGGGCAGCGAAGTCGAAATCGACCTGCTGGTCGAAGAAGCGAAGCCGGAACCAAAAGATCCGCCCAAGGCCGAACCGAAGCCCGCCCCGAAAGTCGAGCCAAAGACCGAACCAAAAGCGGAACCCAAGCCGGAAATGAAGGCCGAGCCGAAGCCCGCTCCAAAGGTCGAACCAAAGACCGAACCCAAAGCGGAACCCAAAGCGGAACCAAAGCCCGCCCCAAAGGTGGAGCCGAAGACCGAACCAAAGGCGGAACCCAAGCCGGAAATGAAGGCTGAGCCGAAGACCGCGCCAAAGGTCGAACCAAAGACCGAACCCAAAGCGGAACCAAAGCCTGCTCCCAAAGTGGAGCCGAAGACGGAACCGAAAGTTGAACCGAAAGCGGAACCCAAGGCCGAGCCAAAGCCCGCGCCCAAGGCAACAGGCAACGATGCGGAAGAAACCACCAAGGTGCCGTATGTGCCGACGCCGCAAGTGGTTGTGGAAGCGATGCTCAAGATGGCGGATGTCAAGGCCGGGGATACCGTGTTTGATCTGGGCTGTGGCGATGGCCGAATTGTCATCACGGCGGTGAAGCAATTCCAAGCCAAGCGTGGCGTGGGAATTGATCTCGATCCGGATCGGATTTTGGACTCGAAATTGAACGCGAAGAAGGCGAATGTGGTCGATCGCGTCGATTTTCGGGAAGGCGATGTGCTGAAGCTCAAAGACTTATCGGAAGCCTCGGTGGTGACGCTGTATTTGCTGCCAGAAGTGAATTTGAAGCTTAAGCCGGTGTTACTTTCGACGCTGAAGCCCGGTTCGCGGATTGTCTCGCACGATTTCGATATGGGCGACTGGAAGCCCGAAAAAACGCTGGATCTGCAAGACGAACGCGGCGATGAGCATACGATTTATCTGTGGACGGTTCCCGCCGCCAAGAATTGA
- a CDS encoding alpha/beta hydrolase family protein, whose product MSRPSRREFLQIAASGLTLGGQRISLAADAPIVPQSVADLWRDFDPRNDPLETEIIREWQESGAIYRHVRFLVGHFKGHPARMAAIYGVPLGTMKRPAVMHIHGGGQRASLQEVKLLVRRGYATLSVNWGGSGTGKPPINAPEGAQPNDPNTDWGAVDPSQLNVPGYHSLRPGPKQWNENQEHPKNNNWYLLTLGCRRGLTFLERQPEVDPDRLGVHGFSMGGNLTMYVAGSDDRVKAAVPAVGGSGWGWEAHRFTAGTITPMSIQGNLDTFRRTLSFESYAPWIRCPVLHRSSTNDFHGWMDDVYRTNATIRHAATRFSWAPHLNHRFTPEVAVTMPLWFDQHLKGGPALPETPPSTLVLKTAGGVPQFRVTPVAHRWPISQCEIFYSVDDDPRARFWRSAPARREGDSFLADLPLHQTNLPLFAFANVRYQLPEPIDLGPGTGFASPVREVCISSLLHAATPEQLTTAHVRATAQPTTLLDDFSAGFRDWYQLNAGNPTHWEAWTRKVTDPMFRGPPGARLQLTLEMPKTNRLTFLMMENEWRSYRGPRNQFLCEREIPGKIGPQTITLGMDDFRNPQGTLRSWNQIDQLGIAANSPKIGRAERRIIPWNGPAPTLLRLEWV is encoded by the coding sequence ATGTCTCGACCATCTCGCCGGGAATTTCTCCAGATCGCTGCCAGCGGCCTCACACTGGGGGGACAGCGCATCAGCCTGGCAGCGGATGCGCCAATAGTGCCGCAATCGGTGGCCGATTTATGGCGTGATTTTGATCCCCGCAACGATCCGCTGGAAACGGAAATCATCCGCGAATGGCAGGAATCGGGGGCCATCTATCGGCATGTGCGATTTCTGGTGGGCCATTTCAAAGGCCACCCCGCACGCATGGCGGCCATTTATGGCGTTCCGTTGGGGACAATGAAGCGGCCTGCGGTGATGCACATTCACGGTGGCGGGCAACGGGCATCGCTCCAAGAAGTCAAGCTGCTGGTTCGTCGCGGCTATGCGACGTTGTCGGTCAACTGGGGCGGCAGCGGCACCGGCAAACCACCCATAAACGCCCCCGAAGGAGCACAACCCAACGACCCCAACACCGATTGGGGTGCGGTCGACCCTTCGCAATTGAATGTGCCGGGGTATCATTCGCTGCGGCCTGGCCCGAAGCAATGGAATGAGAATCAGGAACATCCGAAGAACAATAACTGGTATTTGCTGACGCTGGGATGTCGGCGCGGCCTGACATTCTTGGAGCGTCAGCCGGAAGTTGACCCCGATCGATTGGGGGTGCATGGCTTTTCGATGGGCGGCAATCTCACGATGTATGTGGCCGGCAGTGACGATCGGGTCAAGGCGGCGGTTCCGGCGGTCGGTGGCTCGGGGTGGGGCTGGGAAGCGCATCGGTTCACCGCAGGCACGATCACGCCGATGTCGATTCAGGGCAATCTCGACACGTTTCGCCGCACACTCAGTTTCGAAAGTTACGCGCCATGGATCCGCTGCCCGGTGCTACATCGCAGCAGTACCAACGATTTCCACGGGTGGATGGACGATGTCTATCGCACCAATGCCACGATTCGACACGCGGCCACGCGATTTTCATGGGCACCGCATTTGAATCATCGCTTCACGCCGGAAGTGGCCGTGACAATGCCGCTGTGGTTCGATCAGCATCTCAAAGGTGGCCCGGCGCTGCCCGAGACACCGCCCAGCACGCTGGTGCTGAAAACTGCCGGCGGGGTGCCGCAATTCCGAGTCACGCCAGTGGCGCATCGTTGGCCGATCTCGCAGTGTGAGATTTTTTATAGCGTAGACGATGATCCCCGTGCCCGCTTTTGGCGAAGTGCCCCGGCCCGGCGTGAGGGGGATTCCTTTCTCGCAGATTTGCCACTGCATCAGACCAATCTGCCGCTGTTTGCCTTTGCGAATGTGCGGTACCAACTGCCGGAACCGATCGATCTTGGCCCCGGAACCGGATTCGCCTCGCCGGTGCGGGAAGTCTGCATCAGTTCGCTCCTGCACGCGGCCACGCCTGAGCAGTTGACCACGGCCCACGTCCGGGCGACGGCTCAACCCACGACGCTGCTCGACGATTTCTCGGCGGGATTTCGAGATTGGTATCAACTGAATGCGGGCAATCCCACGCATTGGGAAGCCTGGACCCGCAAAGTCACCGATCCGATGTTTCGCGGTCCACCTGGGGCACGCCTGCAACTGACGCTGGAGATGCCGAAGACCAACCGGCTCACATTTCTGATGATGGAAAACGAATGGCGAAGTTATCGCGGACCACGAAACCAATTTCTGTGCGAGCGGGAAATTCCCGGAAAAATCGGCCCGCAAACCATCACGCTGGGCATGGATGATTTCCGCAATCCGCAAGGAACACTGCGCTCCTGGAATCAGATCGATCAATTGGGAATCGCGGCAAACTCGCCCAAAATCGGCAGAGCGGAACGGCGAATCATCCCCTGGAATGGCCCTGCCCCCACGCTCCTTCGCCTGGAATGGGTGTAA
- a CDS encoding GNAT family N-acetyltransferase, translated as MDIRLATLPDLERYAECGRRAQAWLDSQGIGQYVPAAHAANHDGIRARITAGTLFVAVDQETAVGFFAFDPQPSIWWPTDGLPARYLSGMVVDRQRSHCGVGSHIIRWAAETARQSGCQAVRLDCFAGNPWLCRYYERHGFQLQGQIEQHPGYMGCLYQLHLNDDATAQADD; from the coding sequence ATGGACATTCGTCTTGCGACCTTGCCGGATCTGGAACGCTACGCCGAATGTGGCCGCCGGGCACAAGCGTGGCTCGATTCCCAGGGAATTGGGCAATATGTCCCCGCCGCACATGCGGCCAACCACGACGGCATTCGCGCACGAATCACCGCCGGTACACTCTTCGTGGCCGTCGACCAAGAAACGGCGGTCGGCTTTTTCGCATTCGATCCGCAACCGTCCATTTGGTGGCCAACCGATGGACTTCCCGCACGCTACCTGTCGGGGATGGTCGTCGATCGGCAGCGAAGTCATTGCGGCGTCGGCAGCCACATCATCCGCTGGGCAGCCGAAACAGCCCGACAAAGCGGCTGTCAGGCCGTGCGTCTCGATTGTTTCGCTGGCAACCCCTGGCTATGTCGGTATTACGAACGCCACGGATTCCAACTCCAAGGCCAAATCGAACAACATCCCGGCTACATGGGATGTCTGTATCAGCTCCATCTGAATGACGATGCCACGGCCCAGGCGGACGACTGA
- a CDS encoding phytoene desaturase family protein, which translates to MAKRYDAIIIGAGHNGLVTAAYLARAGYRVLVLERREVLGGCAVTEEVWPGYRVSTAAYVNSLFRPEIIRDLELKRFGFQMLPRNPSSFTPFPDGRYLMMGPDAELNRREVGKFSARDAERLPEYEAMLTRVADFLEPLLVETPPDPWSFRPGDWWKLGKIGYRFLKLGRRDAVKAIEILTGAARPILDRWFESEQLKVTLATDAVIGVMASPSMPGTAYVLFHHVMGECDGARGVWGYVRGGMGSLSNAIADSARRFGAEIVTNAEVERILIREGRVEGVALRNGNEYLAPRVASGVDANLTFRKFCDAKELPPEFLAAVSEIDYTSATLKINVCLNEVPNFIALPNSGAAHIPGPQHRGTMHICPTMDYLERAYDDAKYGRPSQSPILECTMATTVDDSLAPPGKHLMSMFVQYAPYHLREGNWDDIKESFADRCFDILNEYAPNFKQSVIARQILTPVDLERIYGLTGGNIFQGSMSLSSMFSLRPVAGFCQYRTPIAGLYLCGAAAHPGGGVLGAAGWNAAREILRDR; encoded by the coding sequence ATGGCCAAACGATACGATGCCATTATCATTGGTGCCGGTCACAATGGTTTGGTCACGGCGGCGTATCTCGCTCGGGCGGGCTATCGCGTGTTGGTGCTGGAACGCCGCGAGGTGCTGGGCGGCTGTGCCGTCACGGAAGAAGTTTGGCCCGGATACCGTGTCTCCACCGCCGCTTACGTCAACAGCCTGTTTCGCCCGGAAATCATCCGCGATCTGGAACTCAAGCGATTCGGCTTCCAGATGCTCCCCCGCAATCCCTCATCATTCACCCCGTTTCCCGACGGTCGATATTTGATGATGGGACCGGATGCCGAACTGAATCGCCGCGAAGTTGGCAAATTCTCGGCCCGCGACGCCGAACGATTGCCCGAATACGAAGCGATGCTCACCCGCGTTGCCGACTTCCTCGAACCGCTGCTCGTCGAAACGCCGCCCGATCCCTGGTCATTCCGGCCCGGCGACTGGTGGAAACTCGGCAAAATCGGCTATCGCTTCCTGAAATTGGGTCGCCGCGACGCCGTCAAGGCCATCGAGATTCTCACGGGAGCCGCTCGGCCCATCCTTGATCGCTGGTTTGAATCCGAACAATTGAAGGTTACGCTGGCCACCGATGCCGTCATTGGCGTGATGGCCTCCCCCAGCATGCCTGGCACCGCGTATGTGCTGTTTCACCATGTCATGGGCGAATGCGATGGCGCTCGTGGCGTGTGGGGCTACGTCCGTGGTGGCATGGGGTCGCTCAGCAACGCCATTGCCGATTCCGCACGACGATTTGGCGCGGAAATCGTCACCAACGCCGAAGTCGAGCGCATTCTCATCCGCGAAGGACGAGTCGAAGGGGTGGCACTGCGCAACGGCAACGAGTATCTCGCGCCGCGAGTCGCATCCGGGGTCGATGCCAATCTCACCTTCCGCAAATTCTGCGATGCCAAGGAGCTACCACCCGAATTCCTCGCAGCGGTATCCGAAATCGATTACACCTCGGCCACGCTGAAAATCAACGTCTGCCTGAACGAAGTGCCCAACTTTATCGCCCTGCCCAACAGCGGAGCCGCCCACATTCCCGGCCCGCAGCATCGCGGCACCATGCACATCTGCCCGACGATGGACTACCTGGAACGGGCCTACGACGATGCGAAATATGGCCGCCCCTCGCAATCGCCGATTCTGGAATGCACCATGGCCACCACAGTGGACGATTCGCTGGCCCCGCCCGGCAAACATCTCATGTCCATGTTCGTGCAGTATGCCCCGTATCACTTGCGAGAGGGGAATTGGGACGATATCAAAGAATCGTTCGCGGATCGCTGCTTTGACATTCTCAACGAATATGCCCCGAATTTCAAGCAATCCGTGATCGCCCGGCAGATTCTCACCCCAGTGGATCTCGAACGCATCTACGGCTTAACCGGCGGCAATATCTTCCAAGGGTCGATGTCGCTCTCGAGCATGTTTTCGCTGCGTCCGGTGGCGGGATTCTGTCAATACCGCACGCCGATTGCCGGGCTATACCTGTGCGGGGCCGCCGCGCATCCCGGCGGGGGCGTACTCGGAGCCGCCGGTTGGAACGCCGCCCGCGAAATCCTCCGCGATCGCTGA
- a CDS encoding sulfatase family protein, protein MRWLLCLSLLGGIGIAPAVAADSPPNIVLLIGDDQAWGDYGFTGHPHIQTPHLDRLASQSLVFQRGYVPTSLCRASLATMITGLFPHQHKITSNDPPLPPGKTGAAATQDDGYLAQRAEMIRIFEQSPTLSKLLEEKNYISHQSGKWWEGNACRCGGFTEGMTHGDPAKGGRHGDVGLTIGRTGLKPVNDFITKANQEKKPFFLWYAPMMPHTPHNPPERLLKKYRPLHPSIHVAKYWAMCEWFDETIGDLLAHLEREKLAENTIVIYLHDNGWIQDETSPAYAPRSKRSQYEGGIRTPIIIRWPGKVAPGQAPELASSVDLVPTVLTAVGLKPSSNMAGINLLDAQARAKRDAVFGEIFEHNAIDITKPAANLQYRWVIENNLKLIIPVKQRIPNGVVELYDLAADPKERSNLAAQQPKTVERLQKRLDNWWPGIDR, encoded by the coding sequence ATGCGATGGTTGCTTTGTCTCAGCTTGCTTGGCGGTATCGGGATCGCCCCGGCAGTGGCAGCGGATTCGCCCCCGAATATCGTGCTGCTGATCGGCGACGATCAAGCCTGGGGCGATTACGGCTTCACCGGCCACCCGCATATTCAGACGCCGCATCTGGATCGGCTGGCCAGTCAAAGCCTGGTATTTCAACGGGGTTACGTCCCGACGAGTCTCTGCCGAGCCAGCCTTGCAACTATGATTACTGGGCTGTTTCCGCATCAACACAAAATCACGTCGAACGATCCGCCGCTTCCGCCGGGCAAAACGGGGGCCGCCGCCACGCAAGATGATGGCTATCTGGCCCAACGTGCGGAGATGATCCGAATTTTCGAACAATCGCCCACGCTGTCAAAACTTCTGGAAGAGAAAAATTACATCAGCCATCAATCGGGCAAATGGTGGGAAGGGAACGCCTGCCGTTGCGGTGGCTTTACCGAAGGCATGACCCATGGCGACCCGGCCAAAGGGGGCCGACATGGCGATGTCGGGCTGACCATCGGCCGCACCGGGCTGAAACCCGTGAACGATTTCATCACCAAGGCCAACCAGGAAAAGAAGCCGTTCTTCCTGTGGTATGCCCCGATGATGCCGCATACCCCGCACAATCCGCCCGAGCGACTGCTGAAAAAATATCGGCCGCTGCACCCATCGATTCACGTGGCGAAATACTGGGCCATGTGCGAATGGTTCGATGAGACCATTGGCGACCTGCTGGCCCATCTGGAACGCGAAAAACTCGCCGAGAATACCATCGTCATTTACTTGCATGACAATGGCTGGATTCAAGATGAGACCAGCCCGGCGTATGCCCCGCGCTCCAAGCGATCGCAGTATGAAGGCGGGATTCGCACGCCGATTATCATTCGCTGGCCCGGCAAAGTCGCTCCGGGGCAGGCTCCCGAATTGGCCAGTTCGGTCGATCTGGTGCCCACGGTTCTGACGGCGGTCGGGCTGAAGCCCTCCTCGAATATGGCTGGCATCAACCTGCTGGATGCCCAAGCGCGGGCCAAGCGTGATGCGGTCTTCGGCGAAATCTTCGAGCATAACGCCATCGATATCACCAAGCCCGCGGCCAACTTGCAATATCGCTGGGTGATCGAAAACAACCTGAAACTCATCATCCCGGTCAAGCAGCGGATTCCGAACGGCGTCGTGGAACTGTACGACCTCGCCGCCGATCCCAAGGAACGCTCCAACTTGGCCGCGCAACAGCCGAAAACCGTCGAACGACTGCAAAAACGCCTCGACAATTGGTGGCCCGGCATCGATCGATAA
- a CDS encoding FAD-dependent oxidoreductase, whose protein sequence is MTAGFPETETVVDTHTTTCCIVGGGPAGMVLALLLARRGVPVTLLEAHHDFDRDFRGDTIHPSTLEALDQIGLADRLLQIPHGRAEIAEINAAGQVTVIGRFNRLATKFPYIMLMPQAKFLDFLAAEASQYPSFRLVNGATVQRLVQENGTTRGVRYRGADGAWHEVQATLTVGADGRFSKIRSLCGATPIKSAPPMDVLWFRLPRQPEDPADRITFYVGSGRMVILLDRGDQWQGGYVILKGKYQEIKSAGIDAFHADLRRQIPWLGDRVNGIDDWKQMAVLSVESSRVPTWHQPGLLLIGDAAHVMSPVAGVGINAAIQDAIETANQLAKPLLAGTITDQQLAKVQQRREFSVKVTQRFQGIIQNRLVKAALDPDKPFQLPLIARVLLKLPIFRDLPARMIAFGVGRSRVQR, encoded by the coding sequence ATGACCGCAGGATTCCCGGAAACCGAAACAGTTGTCGATACCCACACCACCACCTGCTGCATTGTCGGCGGTGGGCCGGCGGGCATGGTGCTGGCACTGCTGCTGGCCCGGCGGGGGGTGCCGGTGACGCTGTTGGAAGCGCATCACGATTTCGACCGCGACTTTCGCGGCGATACGATCCATCCCTCCACCCTTGAAGCGCTCGATCAAATCGGATTGGCCGATCGCTTGCTGCAAATTCCGCACGGTCGAGCCGAAATTGCCGAAATCAACGCGGCGGGCCAGGTGACGGTCATCGGTCGATTCAACCGATTGGCGACAAAATTTCCGTACATCATGCTGATGCCGCAAGCGAAATTCCTCGACTTTTTGGCCGCCGAAGCAAGCCAATACCCGTCATTCCGTCTGGTGAACGGCGCGACCGTTCAGCGCTTGGTTCAGGAGAACGGCACCACTCGGGGCGTGCGCTACCGTGGGGCAGATGGAGCCTGGCACGAGGTGCAGGCGACGCTGACCGTTGGGGCGGATGGCCGATTCTCCAAAATTCGCAGCCTGTGCGGGGCGACGCCGATCAAGAGTGCTCCGCCGATGGATGTGCTGTGGTTTCGCTTGCCCCGCCAACCGGAAGATCCCGCCGACCGAATCACCTTTTATGTCGGCTCCGGTCGAATGGTGATTCTGCTCGACCGCGGCGATCAATGGCAGGGTGGATACGTGATTCTCAAGGGGAAATATCAAGAAATCAAATCCGCAGGAATCGATGCGTTTCACGCCGATCTTCGCCGACAAATTCCCTGGCTGGGCGACCGAGTCAACGGCATCGACGATTGGAAGCAAATGGCGGTTCTATCGGTGGAATCGAGCCGCGTTCCCACCTGGCATCAACCGGGCTTGTTGCTGATCGGCGATGCCGCGCATGTGATGTCGCCGGTGGCTGGGGTGGGAATTAACGCGGCCATTCAGGACGCCATCGAAACCGCCAATCAACTCGCCAAGCCGCTGTTGGCGGGCACGATCACCGATCAACAACTGGCGAAAGTTCAGCAACGGCGAGAGTTTTCCGTCAAAGTGACGCAACGATTCCAGGGCATCATCCAGAATCGGCTCGTGAAGGCAGCGCTCGATCCAGACAAGCCGTTTCAGCTTCCGCTCATCGCGCGGGTGCTGCTCAAACTCCCCATTTTTCGGGATCTTCCGGCGCGCATGATCGCCTTCGGGGTCGGTCGGTCTCGCGTGCAGCGCTGA